One stretch of Dethiosulfovibrio peptidovorans DNA includes these proteins:
- a CDS encoding branched-chain amino acid ABC transporter permease: MTRYQNAIAGLRAGVPIAVGYLPIGVTFGLVGTSAGLTAMETLCLSLLVFAGASQFVAVNLMALGASTGEIVLTTLVLNIRNFLMTSTLSRRMEPETGKGIAALVALGITDETFSVASLRDEGPISPSFCLSLNIVAYLAWCGGTAAGALVASAMPSVIRNSMGIALYAMFITLLVPRIRVDRHALIVALTAMGLHLLFRLSPLRTLGTGWGIVAATVGAASVGAWRRASDTTGSAP; encoded by the coding sequence ATGACCAGGTATCAGAATGCCATAGCCGGATTAAGAGCAGGCGTCCCTATCGCCGTGGGATACCTGCCTATTGGCGTTACCTTTGGACTTGTGGGAACATCGGCAGGTCTTACAGCCATGGAGACCCTGTGTCTGTCTCTGTTGGTCTTCGCTGGTGCCAGTCAGTTCGTGGCGGTGAATCTCATGGCTTTGGGGGCATCTACCGGGGAGATCGTCCTGACCACCCTGGTGCTCAACATCCGCAATTTCCTTATGACATCGACCCTCTCCCGGCGAATGGAACCCGAGACGGGCAAAGGGATCGCCGCTCTCGTGGCGTTGGGGATCACCGACGAGACCTTTTCCGTGGCTTCTTTGCGGGATGAGGGGCCCATCTCCCCGAGCTTCTGCCTGAGTCTCAACATCGTAGCCTATCTGGCCTGGTGTGGAGGCACGGCTGCGGGGGCTCTGGTGGCGTCGGCTATGCCCTCTGTGATTCGAAACAGCATGGGTATAGCCCTGTATGCCATGTTTATCACTCTCCTGGTTCCCCGGATCAGGGTTGATCGCCACGCCCTGATCGTGGCCTTAACCGCTATGGGGCTCCACCTGCTCTTCCGTCTCTCTCCCCTGCGTACCCTGGGAACAGGCTGGGGCATCGTCGCAGCGACGGTGGGCGCCGCATCGGTAGGTGCATGGCGAAGAGCATCGGACACCACGGGGAGCGCTCCATGA